One segment of Manihot esculenta cultivar AM560-2 chromosome 4, M.esculenta_v8, whole genome shotgun sequence DNA contains the following:
- the LOC110612637 gene encoding uncharacterized protein LOC110612637, giving the protein MKEFRGSLLLADVNCFTEGKNHFNALLSDQEVRWKQRTKVFWLKEGDKNTKIFHSAASNRHKNSIVRLRDASGDWMEDKEALGGLISRYFADIFTFTAGDVEPVVEHILNCVSATDNDLLTMPYTLDEISEAIFSMHPEKALVQQTLLVLIPKKNTPESMSDLRPIALCNVIYKIMSKAIAIRLKKVLPFIISTSQNAFVHTRSMQDNNIVVFELMHFFLNKRKGKEGFDALKIDISKAYDRLEWNYISVVLSKMGFDQHWITNCISTMNYWVLHAGQHLGPIIPSRGVRQLLPLKMISFPSKLSIFAAN; this is encoded by the exons ATGAAGGAGTTCCGTGGGTCTCTGTTATTAGCGGATGTTAATTGTTTCACTGAAGGTAAAAACCATTTCAATGCTTTACTTAGTGATCAGGAAGTGAGATGGAAGCAGAGAACTAAGGTTTTTTGGCTGAAAGAAGGTGATAAGAACACCAAAATTTTCCATTCTGCAGCTTCAAATCGTCACAAGAACAGTATTGTGCGTTTGCGTGATGCTTCTGGTGATTGGATGGAAGATAAGGAAGCGTTGGGTGGTCTTATTTCTAGGTATTTTGCAGATATCTTCACTTTTACAGCGGGGGATGTTGAACCTGTGGTAGAGCATATTCTAAATTGTGTTTCGGCTACTGATAATGATCTTTTGACAATGCCTTACACTTTGGATGAAATCAGCGAGGCGATCTTCAGTATGCACCCTGAAAAAGCCCTAG TTCAACAAACCTTACTGGTTCTTATCCCCAAGAAGAATACTCCGGAGAGCATGTCAGATTTAAGGCCGATAGCATTGTGTAACGTTATTTACAAGATAATGAGTAAAGCAATTGCAATCCGGCTTAAGAAGGTGTTGCCGTTTATTATTTCTACTTCGCAGAATGCCTTTGTTCATACTAGAAGTATGCAAGACAACAACATTGTTGTATTTGAGCTTATGCACTTTTTCTTGAATAAGCGGAAAGGTAAGGAAGGTTTTGATGCTCTTAAAATAGATATATCCAAAGCTTATGACAGATTGGAGTGGAATTATATTTCGGTGGTTCTTTCTAAGATGGGGTTTGATCAACATTGGATTACTAATTGTATCTCGACAATGAACTATTGGGTTCTTCATGCCGGTCAGCATTTGGGGCCTATTATACCCTCCAGGGGCGTGAGACAACTTCTTCCGTTGAAAATGATTTCCTTCCCGTCAAAGTTAAGCATCTTTGCGGCAAATTAG
- the LOC110613361 gene encoding wall-associated receptor kinase-like 22, with translation MSMKLACGVGFSLALLLCIIQLAIAKAPIAKPNCTDLCGDIEIPFPFGMDNKDCYLNEWFEIKCNQSGAFLNKINMELLNISVRGRANVKSPIMSSNCLGMETDHLLPLNLIGSPFFISDYNIFTAVACDTRALMIDNPLQRLGCESKCLLRKDVDWREKLSKIVNGSSGNYWITEDYCDGIDCCQITIPSSLQVFNPSFQAIDVNRGTGGCKLAFLAGLYDGESWTKNDSNMQFPMVLDWMVKMNRTESHNWMVDSGLWNGRYSEIMYCYYSSGSAFINQGIFRCRCGGGYEGSPYIGCTDIDECKDSKHSRCKGITKCVNISGSYKCVADAKWIVLLCLGGVIGVLLIGFGAWRLNKLIKKRRSIELKKHFFKRNGGLLLQQQITSSNGSVQKTKIFTSKELEKATDRFNQNRILGQGGQGTVYKGMLDDGRIVAVKMSKLVDEENLQEFINEVVILSQINHRNVVRLLGCCLETEVPLLVYEFIPNGSLFEYLHDPNVETSLPWEMRVRIAGEIAGALAYLHSAASIPVYHRDIKSTNILLDEKHRAKVSDFGTSRSIAIDQTHLTTHVHGTFGYLDPEYFQSSQFTDKSDVYSFGVVLVELLSGKKPICSSSSQETMSLATYFIFLMEENRLFDIVDVRIMEDCHKEEIAAVANLALRCLNLNGKKRPAMVEVAIELERIRASPNTELNVQRNTEDAEEVAEVIMLVMDDVPTSVTNGDLNSVEEPLIASTT, from the exons ATGAGTATGAAATTAGCGTGTGGAGTGGGTTTCAGTTTGGCACTATTGCTGTGTATTATTCAGTTGGCAATAGCAAAGGCACCCATTGCAAAGCCCAACTGTACAGACCTTTGCGGAGATATAGAGATTCCATTCCCATTCGGAATGGATAACAAGGATTGCTATTTAAACGAATGGTTCGAGATTAAGTGCAACCAAAGTGGAGCTTTtctaaataaaatcaatatgGAGCTCCTCAATATTTCTGTACGTGGCAGGGCTAACGTCAAAAGTCCAATAATGTCGTCCAATTGTTTGGGCATGGAGACTGATCATCTGCTGCCGCTCAATTTGATAGGAAGTCCTTTCTTTATTTCCGACTACAACATATTCACTGCAGTAGCTTGTGATACTCGTGCTTTAATGATAGATAATCCCCTCCAACGCCTCGGGTGTGAGTCAAAATGCCTTCTTCGGAAGGATGTTGATTGGCGAGAAAAGCTTTCTAAAATCGTAAACGGTTCCTCTGGAAATTACTGGATCACGGAAGATTATTGTGATGGTATCGATTGCTGTCAGATTACAATACCTTCATCCCTTCAGGTTTTTAATCCAAGTTTCCAGGCTATAGATGTTAATCGGGGCACAGGTGGTTGCAAGCTGGCATTTCTAGCAGGATTATATGATGGAGAATCCTGGACGAAAAATGATTCAAATATGCAGTTTCCGATGGTACTAGATTGGATGGTCAAAATGAACCGAACGGAAAGTCATAATTGGATGGTCGATTCCGGGCTATGGAACGGTCGTTACTCGGAAATAATGTATTGCTACTACAGTTCTGGTTCTGCTTTTATTAATCAGGGAATATTCCGTTGTCGTTGCGGTGGCGGGTATGAAGGCAGCCCTTACATTGGATGCACCG ATATTGATGAATGCAAAGATTCAAAACATAGTCGTTGCAAGGGAATAACAAAATGTGTAAATATTTCGGGATCATATAAATGTGTAGCTGATGCAAAATGGATCGTATTGTTG TGCTTAGGTGGGGTTATTGGAGTATTGCTAATAGGCTTTGGTGCTTGGAGGTTGAACAAGCTTATAAAGAAAAGGAGGAGCATTGAACtcaaaaaacatttttttaaacGGAATGGTGGCTTGCTGTTACAACAACAAATAACTTCAAGCAATGGCAGTGTTCagaaaacaaaaatatttacatcaaaagagTTGGAAAAGGCCACTGATCGTTTCAATCAAAACAGGATACTTGGTCAAGGTGGTCAAGGCACAGTGTACAAGGGAATGCTAGATGATGGAAGAATTGTTGCTGTCAAAATGTCCAAATTAGTTGATGAGGAAAACCTACAAGAATTTATCAATGAAGTTGTGATTCTTTCTCAAATCAATCACAGGAATGTTGTTAGGCTGTTGGGATGTTGCTTGGAAACCGAAGTTCCTCTGCTAGTCTATGAATTCATACCCAATGGATCTCTTTTCGAATACCTCCATGACCCAAATGTTGAGACTTCATTGCCTTGGGAAATGAGAGTACGGATTGCTGGTGAAATTGCAGGGGCTCTTGCATATTTGCACTCAGCAGCTTCTATTCCAGTTTACCATCGTGACATCAAGTCCACTAATATACTACTGGATGAGAAACACAGAGCAAAAGTTTCAGATTTTGGAACTTCAAGATCAATTGCCATTGATCAAACTCATTTGACAACTCATGTGCACGGCACTTTTGGTTATTTAGATCCAGAGTACTTTCAGTCCAGCCAATTTACAGATAAGAGTGATGTTTACAGTTTTGGAGTGGTTCTGGTAGAGCTTTTAAGCGGAAAAAAGCCGATTTGCTCAAGTAGCTCGCAAGAAACCATGAGTTTGgctacatattttatttttttgatggAAGAGAATAGACTTTTTGACATTGTTGATGTTCGTATTATGGAGGATTGCCACAAAGAAGAAATTGCTGCAGTAGCTAATCTAGCACTAAGATGCTTAAATTTGAATGGGAAGAAACGACCTGCAATGGTGGAAGTTGCGATAGAATTGGAAAGGATTCGAGCATCACCAAATACTGAGTTGAATGTTCAGCGAAACACTGAAGATGCTGAAGAGGTTGCTGAAGTAATAATGTTGGTCATGGATGATGTTCCTACTTCAGTTACTAATGGTGATCTTAATAGTGTTGAAGAACCATTGATTGCTAGCACAACTTGA